The proteins below are encoded in one region of Prevotella melaninogenica ATCC 25845:
- a CDS encoding ribonucleoside-diphosphate reductase subunit alpha gives MNITKRNGEVEVYNNEKISIAIKKSFISTGKDISDNEIAGMVSEVEQFIKENPELRTVEDIQNRVEKCLMAHGHYDEAKNYILFRYQRNEQRQAINYIVWTADDRELADVLHSVAREYRERSYSMVTLQEKFSSFTKPGMSQKDSIDALIKAAVELTTPEAPAWEMISARILSYRSEKKITRLEEELGLKTFYRKVKYMTEEGLYGDYILQNYSEEEINEAATFIDPERNKLLNYSGLDLLLKRYVIKNYSGKVIERVQEMFLGIALHLAMPEKEDRLMWVRRIYDLLSKLEVTMATPTLSNSRKPSHQLSSCFIDTVPDSLDGIYRSLDNFSQVSKFGGGMGMYFGKVRATGGNIRGFKGVAGGVIRWMRLVNDTAVAVDQLGMRQGAVAVYLDVWHKDLPEFLQLRTNNGDDRMKAHDIFPAICYPDLFWKMAEEDMNQNWSLFCPNEIMRIKGYCLEDCYGEEWERKYLDCVNDQRLSRRVISIKDIVRLVLRSAVETGTPFTFNRDTVNRANPNAHKGMIYCSNLCTEIAQNMAPIETVSKEVETKDGDTVVVTTTRPGEFVVCNLASLSLGRLPLEDEEKMKEKVATVVRALDNVINLNFYPVPYAQLTNQRYRSIGLGISGYHHALAKRRIKWESEEHLEFMDKVFETINRAAILASSNLAKEKGSYQFFEGSDWQTGTYFDKRGYDSAEWQDVRKTVALQGMRNAYLLAVAPTSSTSIIAGTTAGLDPIMKRFFLEEKKGSMLPRVAPELSDETYWMYKSAYLINQKWSVRASGVRQRHIDQAQSMNLYITNDFTMRQILDLYLLAWKEGVKTIYYVRSKSLEVEECESCSS, from the coding sequence ATGAATATAACAAAACGTAATGGAGAAGTAGAAGTCTATAATAACGAAAAGATTTCAATAGCCATTAAAAAGAGTTTTATCAGCACCGGAAAGGATATTTCAGACAATGAGATAGCCGGAATGGTAAGCGAAGTAGAGCAGTTCATCAAAGAGAACCCTGAACTGCGCACTGTGGAGGATATCCAGAACCGTGTAGAGAAGTGTCTTATGGCACATGGTCATTACGATGAAGCGAAGAATTATATTCTCTTCCGCTATCAGCGTAATGAGCAGCGACAAGCTATTAATTACATTGTGTGGACTGCTGACGATCGTGAGTTGGCTGATGTGTTGCACAGTGTAGCACGAGAATACCGCGAGCGTTCTTATAGTATGGTGACTCTTCAGGAGAAGTTCTCAAGTTTCACTAAGCCTGGTATGTCACAGAAAGACTCAATTGATGCACTTATCAAGGCTGCTGTAGAATTGACAACACCAGAGGCTCCAGCATGGGAGATGATTTCAGCACGTATTCTTTCTTATCGTTCTGAGAAGAAAATCACCCGTTTGGAGGAAGAGTTGGGACTCAAGACCTTCTATCGTAAGGTTAAATATATGACCGAAGAAGGACTTTATGGTGATTATATTCTTCAGAACTATAGTGAAGAAGAAATCAACGAGGCTGCTACTTTCATTGACCCTGAACGCAATAAGCTCCTTAATTATTCAGGTCTTGATCTACTTCTAAAGCGTTATGTTATAAAAAATTACTCTGGTAAAGTGATTGAGCGTGTACAGGAAATGTTCCTTGGAATTGCACTTCATCTTGCTATGCCAGAGAAGGAAGACCGTCTTATGTGGGTACGTCGTATCTATGACTTACTCAGTAAGTTGGAAGTAACAATGGCAACACCTACCCTTTCTAATTCTCGTAAGCCAAGTCATCAGCTTTCAAGTTGCTTCATTGACACCGTACCAGACAGTTTGGATGGTATCTATCGTAGCTTGGACAACTTCTCACAGGTGAGCAAGTTTGGTGGTGGTATGGGTATGTACTTCGGTAAGGTACGTGCAACAGGTGGTAATATCCGTGGTTTCAAGGGTGTAGCAGGTGGTGTAATCCGCTGGATGCGACTTGTTAATGACACTGCTGTAGCTGTTGATCAGTTGGGTATGCGCCAAGGTGCTGTAGCCGTTTACTTAGATGTATGGCACAAAGACTTACCAGAATTCCTACAACTTCGTACCAACAACGGTGACGATCGTATGAAGGCACACGATATCTTCCCAGCAATTTGCTATCCAGACTTATTCTGGAAGATGGCAGAGGAAGACATGAATCAGAACTGGTCACTCTTCTGTCCTAACGAAATTATGCGTATCAAGGGTTACTGTCTTGAGGATTGTTATGGCGAAGAGTGGGAACGTAAGTACCTTGATTGTGTGAATGATCAGCGTCTTTCACGTCGTGTTATTAGCATTAAGGATATTGTTAGATTGGTTCTTCGTTCTGCTGTTGAGACTGGAACACCATTTACATTCAACCGTGACACAGTGAACAGAGCTAATCCTAACGCTCATAAGGGAATGATTTACTGCTCTAATCTCTGTACAGAGATAGCTCAGAACATGGCTCCTATTGAGACAGTATCTAAGGAAGTAGAGACAAAGGATGGTGATACTGTTGTCGTTACAACTACTCGTCCAGGTGAGTTTGTCGTATGTAACTTGGCAAGTTTGTCACTTGGTAGACTTCCATTGGAGGATGAGGAGAAGATGAAAGAAAAGGTAGCAACCGTTGTTCGTGCACTCGACAACGTTATCAACCTTAACTTCTATCCTGTTCCTTATGCACAGCTTACCAACCAGCGTTATCGTTCTATTGGCTTGGGTATTAGTGGTTATCACCATGCTCTTGCTAAGCGTCGCATTAAGTGGGAGAGTGAAGAGCATTTGGAGTTTATGGATAAGGTGTTCGAGACAATCAACCGAGCAGCTATTCTTGCCAGCTCAAACCTTGCTAAGGAAAAGGGAAGCTATCAATTCTTTGAGGGAAGTGACTGGCAAACAGGTACCTACTTTGATAAGCGTGGTTATGACAGTGCTGAATGGCAGGATGTCCGTAAGACAGTTGCCTTACAGGGTATGCGTAATGCTTATCTTCTTGCAGTCGCACCAACCAGCAGTACAAGTATTATTGCAGGTACAACAGCCGGCTTAGACCCAATCATGAAGCGTTTCTTCTTAGAAGAGAAGAAGGGAAGTATGCTTCCACGTGTTGCTCCTGAGCTTTCAGATGAGACCTACTGGATGTATAAGAGTGCTTATCTTATCAACCAAAAGTGGAGTGTTCGTGCTTCTGGTGTACGTCAGCGTCATATCGACCAGGCACAGAGTATGAACCTCTATATCACCAATGACTTCACAATGCGCCAGATACTCGACCTTTACTTACTTGCTTGGAAAGAGGGTGTTAAGACTATCTACTATGTGCGTAGTAAGTCATTAGAGGTGGAAGAGTGCGAGAGCTGCTCATCATAA